The following are from one region of the Silene latifolia isolate original U9 population chromosome 9, ASM4854445v1, whole genome shotgun sequence genome:
- the LOC141600634 gene encoding uncharacterized protein LOC141600634: MAQKNTLTTSMTSKTTPVTSTISQLKPNVRHQTLLARVVRKWYRPEFLIPNQHATIEILLLDIEKNIIQATVRKLLVDRFDPRVVEGVAYKITGFKVAENNGSEVATPQPFRLYFEIGTLVLQSPNSPIPRYGFSFQEFGDIIANDSLDKHFIDVVGQFVGVGELKKTTGGHPIKTVKLENIELNEGNDPVSSCITQITNEHTDILSTDNILSIKEIKYCQRAGDYVTLASIDDLESSIGWYYDSCKLCRTKVELHQDNLWHCKKKQCDGFTKGLKTKVPRLILTA; encoded by the exons ATGGCCCAAAAAAACACCCTCACCACATCCATGACCTCAAAGACTACCCCTGTGACATCCACAATCAGTCAACTGAAGCCAAATGTGAGACACCAAACATTGCTTGCTAGAGTCGTCCGCAAATGGTATCGGCCTGAATTTCTTATCCCGAACCAGCATGCAACTATTGAAATTCTTTTACTGGACATTGAG AAAAATATCATTCAAGCAACGGTGCGAAAACTATTAGTAGACCGATTTGACCCAAGAGTAGTGGAAGGTGTTGCATATAAAATAACTGGATTTAAAGTGGCTGAAAACAATGGATCAGAAGTTGCAACCCCTCAACCATTTCGTCTGTACTTTGAAATTGGCACCTTAGTTTTACAATCACCGAACTCTCCAATCCCTAGGTATGGATTTTCATTCCAGGAATTCGGTGATATAATTGCCAATGACTCTCTAGATAAGCATTTCATAG ATGTTGTTGGCCAGTTTGTTGGAGTTGGAGAACTCAAGAAAACTACAGGGGGCCATCCAATTAAGACGGTCAAACTCGAGAATATTGA GTTGAATGAGGGTAATGACCCAGTGTCATCCTGCATAACTCAGATCACTAATGAGCATACCGACATTCTCTCCACTGATAATATACTTAGCATCAAGGAAATCAAGTATTGCCAAAGG GCTGGTGATTATGTGACACTTGCAAGCATTGATGACTTAGAATCGAGCATTGGATGGTACTATGATTCATGCAAGTTATGCAGAACGAAGGTTGAACTTCATCAGGATAACCTTTGGCATTGCAAAAAGAAGCAGTGTGATGGTTTTACAAAAGGGTTGAAAACTAAAGTACCGAG ACTCATCTTAACTGCTTAG